The Actinomycetota bacterium genome includes a region encoding these proteins:
- a CDS encoding glycosyltransferase family 2 protein, giving the protein NGQFTRLSALQSVGDAPWSDCLTEDLDLGLTLTRNGWRIRFCLSAWVAQQAVLDFKSLFRQRTRWIQGHYQCWTHAPHLARARNVPWATRLDLLIYLFLGCYVWLVAAGPLFGVLAGADLVLVESRFLHTISDESVRTTIKFLLSIAPLSVFIISYQARSLDPFKGRWLPAIAAIFTAYTYTMLLSQTWALWRIATRRDGWAKTARVRSEAAV; this is encoded by the coding sequence GCAACGGGCAGTTCACCCGGCTCTCGGCGCTGCAGAGCGTCGGCGACGCCCCGTGGTCGGACTGCCTGACCGAGGACCTGGACCTCGGCCTGACGCTCACGCGCAACGGTTGGCGCATCCGGTTCTGCCTGTCGGCGTGGGTCGCCCAGCAGGCGGTGCTCGACTTCAAGTCGCTGTTCCGTCAGCGCACGCGCTGGATCCAGGGGCACTACCAGTGCTGGACGCATGCGCCGCACCTCGCGCGCGCGAGGAACGTTCCGTGGGCCACCCGCCTCGACCTGCTCATCTACCTGTTCCTGGGCTGCTACGTGTGGCTCGTCGCCGCCGGCCCGCTGTTCGGCGTGCTGGCCGGCGCGGACCTCGTTCTGGTCGAGTCGCGGTTCCTGCACACGATCTCCGACGAGTCGGTCCGGACCACGATCAAGTTCCTGCTGTCAATCGCCCCGCTGTCCGTCTTCATCATCTCGTACCAGGCCCGCTCGCTGGACCCGTTCAAGGGCCGCTGGCTGCCCGCGATCGCCGCGATCTTCACGGCGTACACGTACACGATGCTGCTCTCGCAGACCTGGGCGTTGTGGCGCATCGCCACGCGGCGCGACGGGTGGGCGAAGACCGCGCGTGTGCGGTCGGAAGCGGCGGTGTGA